Proteins encoded in a region of the Anoxybacillus amylolyticus genome:
- the rpsJ gene encoding 30S ribosomal protein S10, translating into MAKEKIRIRLKAYDHRILDQSAEKIVETAKRSGAKVSGPIPLPTERTVYTILRAVHKYKDSREQFEMRTHKRLIDIVNPTPQTVDSLMRLDLPSGVDIEIKL; encoded by the coding sequence ATGGCAAAAGAAAAAATTCGTATCCGTTTAAAAGCTTACGATCATCGAATCCTTGATCAATCTGCTGAAAAAATCGTAGAAACAGCAAAACGTTCTGGTGCAAAAGTATCTGGACCGATCCCACTACCAACAGAAAGAACTGTTTATACGATTTTACGCGCTGTTCACAAGTATAAAGATTCTCGTGAACAATTCGAAATGCGTACACATAAACGCTTGATCGATATCGTAAACCCAACTCCGCAAACAGTGGATTCGCTTATGCGCCTTGATTTGCCATCTGGTGTCGATATTGAAATTAAGCTTTAA
- the rplW gene encoding 50S ribosomal protein L23: MKDPRDIIKRPVITENSMNLVAQKKYTFEVDVKANKTEVKDAVEAIFGVKVEKVNIMNYKGKFKRVGRYSGLTNRRRKAIVTLTPDSKTIELFEA; this comes from the coding sequence ATGAAAGATCCTCGCGATATTATTAAGCGCCCCGTTATCACTGAAAACTCAATGAATTTAGTGGCACAAAAAAAATATACGTTTGAAGTTGACGTAAAAGCAAACAAAACAGAAGTAAAAGACGCAGTAGAAGCGATTTTCGGTGTGAAAGTCGAAAAGGTCAACATTATGAACTACAAAGGGAAGTTCAAACGTGTTGGTCGTTATAGCGGGCTCACAAACCGTCGCCGCAAAGCAATCGTGACATTAACGCCAGACAGCAAAACAATCGAGCTATTTGAAGCATAA
- a CDS encoding 50S ribosomal protein L7ae-like protein produces the protein MSYEKVLQAQEVVVGTKQTVRALKEGNVREVVIAEDADKAITDKIVEAAKEANVPVRKVDSMKKLGKACKIQVGAAAVAIIR, from the coding sequence ATGTCTTATGAAAAAGTATTACAGGCTCAAGAAGTAGTTGTCGGAACAAAGCAAACAGTTCGTGCTCTAAAAGAAGGAAACGTACGGGAAGTAGTGATAGCGGAAGATGCTGACAAAGCGATTACTGATAAAATCGTTGAAGCAGCAAAAGAAGCGAACGTTCCTGTAAGGAAAGTAGACTCGATGAAAAAGCTCGGGAAAGCGTGCAAAATCCAAGTGGGAGCAGCAGCTGTTGCGATTATTCGTTAA
- the rplB gene encoding 50S ribosomal protein L2, producing the protein MAIKKYKPTSNGRRGMTVLDFSEITTDKPEKSLLAPLKKKGGRNNQGKLTVRHQGGGHKRQYRIIDFKRDKDGIPGRVATIEYDPNRSANIALIHYADGEKRYIIAPKNLEVGMEIMSGKDADIKVGNALPLANIPVGTLVHNIELKPGKGGQLVRSAGTSAQVLGKEGKYVLVRLASGEVRMILATCRATVGQVGNEQHELVNIGKAGRARWLGIRPTVRGSVMNPVDHPHGGGEGKAPIGRKSPMTPWGKPTLGFKTRKKKNKSDKFIVRRRKK; encoded by the coding sequence ATGGCGATTAAAAAGTATAAACCAACGTCAAACGGTCGCCGTGGCATGACAGTTCTTGATTTCTCAGAAATCACAACTGACAAGCCAGAGAAATCATTGCTTGCGCCTTTAAAGAAAAAAGGTGGTCGTAACAACCAAGGTAAATTGACTGTTCGTCACCAAGGTGGCGGTCATAAGCGTCAATATCGGATCATCGATTTCAAACGCGACAAAGATGGCATTCCAGGACGCGTTGCTACAATTGAGTACGATCCAAACCGCTCTGCGAACATCGCATTAATCCATTATGCGGACGGTGAGAAACGTTACATCATCGCTCCGAAAAACTTAGAAGTAGGCATGGAAATCATGTCTGGTAAAGATGCGGACATCAAAGTAGGGAACGCACTACCACTTGCGAACATCCCAGTCGGTACGCTAGTACACAACATCGAATTAAAACCAGGCAAAGGCGGGCAGCTTGTTCGTTCTGCAGGAACATCTGCACAAGTGCTTGGTAAAGAAGGAAAATACGTACTTGTTCGTTTAGCTTCCGGTGAAGTTCGCATGATTTTAGCAACTTGCCGCGCAACTGTCGGTCAAGTTGGTAACGAACAACATGAGCTTGTGAACATCGGTAAAGCAGGACGCGCTCGTTGGTTAGGCATTCGTCCGACAGTTCGCGGTTCTGTTATGAACCCAGTCGATCACCCACATGGTGGTGGTGAAGGTAAAGCACCAATCGGACGCAAATCGCCAATGACTCCATGGGGCAAACCAACACTTGGATTCAAAACGCGCAAAAAGAAAAACAAATCGGATAAATTTATCGTACGTCGTCGTAAAAAATAA
- the rpsG gene encoding 30S ribosomal protein S7, which yields MPRKGPVPKRDVLPDPIYNSKLVTRLINKIMIDGKKGKAQKILYTAFDIIRERTGKDPMEVFEQALKNVMPVLEVRARRVGGANYQVPVEVRPDRRTTLGLRWLVNYARLRGEKTMEERLANEILDAANNTGASVKKREDTHKMAEANKAFAHYRW from the coding sequence ATGCCACGTAAAGGTCCGGTTCCAAAACGAGATGTGCTACCAGATCCGATTTACAATTCTAAACTTGTTACACGCCTGATCAACAAAATTATGATCGACGGAAAAAAAGGAAAAGCGCAAAAAATTCTTTACACAGCATTTGATATTATCCGTGAACGCACTGGCAAAGATCCAATGGAAGTATTCGAACAAGCATTGAAAAACGTTATGCCTGTTCTTGAAGTGCGCGCTCGTCGCGTCGGTGGTGCGAACTACCAAGTTCCAGTAGAAGTTCGTCCAGATCGTCGTACAACATTAGGTCTTCGCTGGCTAGTTAACTACGCTCGTCTTCGTGGGGAAAAAACGATGGAAGAGCGTCTAGCAAACGAAATTTTAGATGCAGCAAACAACACAGGTGCATCGGTGAAGAAACGCGAAGATACACACAAAATGGCAGAAGCGAACAAAGCGTTTGCTCACTATCGTTGGTAA
- the fusA gene encoding elongation factor G has translation MAREFSLENTRNIGIMAHIDAGKTTTTERILFYTGRVHKIGEVHEGAATMDWMEQEQERGITITSAATTAQWKGHRINIIDTPGHVDFTVEVERSLRVLDGAVAVLDAQSGVEPQTETVWRQATTYGVPRIVFVNKMDKIGADFLYSVKTLHDRLQANAHPVQLPIGAEDQFTGIIDLVEMCAYHYHDELGKNIERIEIPEDYRDMAEEYRGKLIEAVAELDEELMMKYLEGEEITKEELKAAIRKATVSVEFFPVFCGSAFKNKGVQLMLDGVVDYLPSPVDIPAIKGIVPDTEEETVRESRDDAPFAALAFKIMTDPYVGKLTFFRVYSGTLDSGSYVLNSTKRKRERIGRILQMHANHRQEISKVYAGDIAAAVGLKDTTTGDTLCDEKAPVILESMTFPEPVIQIAIEPKSKADQDKMSTALQKLQEEDPTFRAWTDQETGQTIIAGMGELHLDIIVDRMRREFKVEANVGAPQVAYRETFRKSAQVEGKFVRQSGGRGQYGHVWIEFSPNEEGKGFEFENAIVGGVVPREYIPAIQAGLEDAMQNGVLAGYPVVDIKAKLFDGSYHDVDSSEMAFKIAASLALKNAATKCDPVLLEPIMRVEVIVPEEYLGDIMGDITSRRGRVEGMEARGNAQVVRAMVPLSEMFGYATSLRSNTQGRGTFTMVFDHYEEVPKSIAEEIIKKNKGE, from the coding sequence ATGGCAAGAGAGTTCTCCTTAGAAAACACTCGCAATATTGGTATCATGGCTCACATCGATGCCGGTAAAACAACAACAACAGAACGTATCCTTTTCTACACAGGACGCGTTCATAAAATTGGGGAAGTCCACGAAGGCGCAGCAACGATGGACTGGATGGAACAAGAACAAGAGCGCGGAATTACGATTACGTCTGCCGCAACAACTGCGCAATGGAAAGGTCACCGCATTAACATCATCGACACACCAGGACACGTAGACTTCACAGTAGAAGTGGAACGCTCATTGCGTGTATTAGATGGTGCGGTAGCTGTACTTGATGCGCAATCTGGGGTAGAGCCGCAAACGGAAACAGTATGGCGCCAAGCGACTACATACGGCGTTCCGCGTATCGTGTTCGTTAACAAAATGGACAAGATTGGTGCGGATTTCCTGTACTCGGTGAAAACGCTTCATGATCGTTTGCAAGCAAATGCGCACCCAGTACAATTGCCAATAGGTGCTGAAGATCAGTTTACTGGTATCATTGACCTTGTCGAAATGTGTGCGTACCACTATCATGATGAGTTAGGGAAAAACATTGAACGCATTGAAATCCCAGAAGATTATCGTGATATGGCGGAAGAATACCGTGGAAAATTAATCGAAGCCGTAGCAGAACTTGATGAAGAATTAATGATGAAATATTTAGAAGGGGAAGAAATTACAAAAGAAGAGTTGAAGGCAGCCATTCGCAAAGCAACCGTTTCTGTTGAATTCTTCCCTGTATTCTGCGGTTCTGCATTTAAAAACAAAGGCGTTCAGTTAATGCTTGACGGTGTCGTCGATTATTTACCTTCTCCAGTGGATATCCCTGCGATTAAAGGGATTGTTCCTGATACAGAAGAAGAAACAGTGCGTGAATCTCGCGACGATGCACCGTTCGCTGCATTAGCGTTTAAAATTATGACAGACCCTTATGTTGGGAAGTTGACGTTCTTCCGTGTGTACTCTGGTACATTAGATTCTGGTTCTTACGTATTGAACTCAACAAAACGTAAACGCGAGCGCATCGGTCGTATTCTACAAATGCATGCGAACCATCGCCAAGAAATTTCGAAAGTTTACGCAGGGGATATCGCTGCAGCGGTCGGTTTAAAAGATACAACGACTGGGGATACGTTGTGTGATGAAAAAGCACCTGTCATCCTTGAATCGATGACATTCCCAGAGCCAGTCATCCAGATCGCGATTGAGCCGAAATCGAAAGCGGATCAAGACAAAATGAGCACAGCGTTGCAAAAACTTCAAGAAGAAGATCCAACATTCCGCGCATGGACAGACCAAGAAACAGGTCAAACGATCATCGCAGGAATGGGTGAGCTTCACCTTGACATTATCGTCGACCGTATGCGTCGTGAATTCAAAGTCGAAGCAAATGTCGGTGCTCCGCAAGTTGCGTACCGCGAAACATTCCGCAAATCTGCGCAAGTCGAAGGAAAATTCGTGCGCCAGTCTGGTGGTCGCGGTCAATACGGTCACGTTTGGATCGAATTCTCGCCAAATGAAGAAGGAAAAGGATTCGAATTTGAAAACGCGATCGTCGGTGGGGTTGTTCCGAGAGAATACATCCCAGCAATTCAAGCAGGTCTTGAAGATGCAATGCAAAATGGAGTGCTTGCTGGATATCCGGTTGTCGATATTAAAGCGAAGCTATTCGACGGTTCTTACCACGATGTCGACTCCAGTGAAATGGCGTTCAAAATCGCTGCTTCACTTGCATTGAAAAATGCGGCAACAAAATGTGATCCAGTATTGCTTGAACCAATTATGAGAGTTGAGGTCATCGTCCCTGAAGAATATTTAGGAGATATCATGGGTGACATCACATCTCGCCGCGGCCGCGTAGAAGGTATGGAAGCGCGCGGAAACGCTCAAGTTGTTCGCGCAATGGTTCCACTATCTGAAATGTTCGGCTATGCCACTTCATTGCGTTCTAACACGCAAGGTCGGGGAACATTCACGATGGTATTCGATCATTACGAAGAAGTTCCGAAGAGCATCGCTGAAGAAATCATCAAAAAAAATAAAGGTGAATAA
- the rplD gene encoding 50S ribosomal protein L4, with protein sequence MPKVALYNQNGATVGEIELNDSVFGIEPNKHVLFEAVIMQRASLRQGTHKTKNRAEVSGGGRKPWRQKGTGRARQGSIRSPQWRGGGTVFGPVPRSYSYKLPKKVRRLAIKSALSSKVLENNIVVLDNLALEAPKTKEMVKILSNLSVDRKALIVTADFNENVLLSARNIPGVTVVTASGINVLDVLNHDKLVITKAAVEKVEEVLA encoded by the coding sequence ATGCCAAAAGTAGCATTGTACAACCAAAACGGAGCAACTGTCGGAGAAATCGAGTTGAATGATTCCGTATTTGGTATTGAGCCTAACAAACATGTGTTATTTGAAGCAGTGATTATGCAACGTGCTTCTTTGCGTCAAGGAACGCATAAAACGAAAAATCGTGCGGAAGTAAGCGGCGGTGGTCGTAAACCATGGCGTCAAAAAGGTACTGGCCGTGCACGTCAAGGGTCGATTCGTTCTCCACAATGGCGTGGTGGTGGTACGGTATTCGGTCCGGTTCCGCGTAGCTACAGCTACAAATTACCGAAAAAAGTACGCCGTTTAGCAATCAAATCAGCATTATCTTCTAAAGTGCTTGAAAACAACATTGTTGTATTAGACAACTTAGCGCTTGAAGCACCAAAAACGAAAGAAATGGTAAAAATTTTAAGCAACCTTTCTGTTGACCGCAAGGCGCTAATTGTAACAGCAGATTTTAACGAAAACGTCTTATTATCTGCGCGCAACATTCCGGGGGTAACTGTCGTTACAGCAAGCGGAATCAACGTTCTTGATGTACTCAATCACGACAAGCTTGTCATCACAAAAGCTGCCGTGGAAAAAGTAGAGGAGGTGCTTGCATAA
- the tuf gene encoding elongation factor Tu has translation MAKAKFERTKPHVNIGTIGHVDHGKTTLTAAITTVLAKQGKAEARAYDQIDAAPEERERGITISTAHVEYETDNRHYAHVDCPGHADYVKNMITGAAQMDGAILVVSAADGPMPQTREHILLSRQVGVPYIVVFLNKCDMVDDEELLELVEMEVRDLLSEYDFPGDEIPVIKGSALKALEGDAEWEAKIIELMNAVDEYIPTPQREVDKPFMMPVEDVFSITGRGTVATGRVERGILKVGDQVEIIGLSEEPKATTVTGVEMFRKLLDQAEAGDNIGALLRGVSRDEVQRGQVLAKPGTITPHTKFKAQVYVLSKEEGGRHTPFFSNYRPQFYFRTTDVTGIIQLPEGVEMVMPGDNIEMTVELIAPIAIEEGTKFSIREGGRTVGAGSVSQIIE, from the coding sequence ATGGCTAAAGCGAAATTCGAACGTACGAAACCACACGTTAACATTGGTACAATCGGCCACGTTGACCATGGGAAAACAACTTTAACAGCAGCAATCACAACAGTTCTTGCAAAACAAGGAAAAGCAGAAGCACGCGCTTATGACCAAATCGACGCTGCTCCAGAGGAGCGTGAGCGCGGAATCACAATCTCAACTGCACACGTTGAGTATGAAACAGACAATCGTCACTATGCGCACGTTGACTGCCCAGGCCACGCTGACTACGTAAAAAACATGATCACTGGTGCAGCACAAATGGACGGTGCGATCCTTGTTGTATCTGCAGCTGACGGTCCAATGCCACAAACTCGCGAGCACATTCTTCTTTCTCGCCAAGTAGGCGTACCGTACATCGTTGTATTCTTAAACAAATGCGACATGGTAGACGACGAAGAACTATTAGAGCTTGTTGAAATGGAAGTTCGCGACCTATTATCTGAATACGACTTCCCTGGCGATGAAATCCCAGTAATTAAAGGTTCTGCATTGAAAGCACTTGAAGGCGATGCTGAATGGGAAGCAAAAATCATCGAGCTTATGAACGCGGTTGACGAGTATATCCCAACTCCACAACGCGAAGTTGACAAACCGTTCATGATGCCAGTTGAGGACGTATTCTCAATCACTGGTCGTGGTACAGTTGCTACTGGCCGTGTTGAGCGCGGTATCTTAAAAGTTGGTGATCAAGTAGAAATCATCGGTCTTTCTGAAGAGCCAAAAGCAACAACGGTTACAGGTGTAGAAATGTTCCGTAAGCTTCTTGACCAAGCAGAAGCTGGTGACAACATTGGTGCGCTTCTTCGTGGGGTATCTCGTGACGAAGTACAACGTGGTCAAGTACTTGCAAAACCAGGTACAATCACACCACATACAAAATTCAAAGCGCAAGTTTACGTCTTGTCAAAAGAAGAAGGTGGACGTCATACTCCATTCTTCTCTAACTACCGTCCACAATTCTACTTCCGTACAACGGACGTAACAGGTATCATCCAACTTCCAGAAGGCGTTGAGATGGTTATGCCTGGCGACAACATCGAAATGACAGTAGAACTAATCGCACCAATCGCGATCGAAGAAGGTACAAAATTCTCGATCCGTGAAGGTGGCCGTACAGTAGGCGCAGGTTCTGTATCTCAAATCATCGAGTAA
- the rplC gene encoding 50S ribosomal protein L3 — MTKGILGRKIGMTQVFAENGDLIPVTVIEATPNVVLQKKTVENDGYEAIQLGFEDKREKLANKPEKGHAAKANTAPKRFIREIRGANVAEYEVGQEVKVDIFAEGDIVDVTGVSKGKGFQGAIKRHGQSRGPMAHGSRYHRRPGSMGPIAPNRVFKSKELPGRMGGERVTVQNLKIVKVDTERNLLLIKGNVPGPNKGLVVIKSAVKAKVK, encoded by the coding sequence ATGACCAAAGGAATCTTAGGTAGAAAAATCGGGATGACGCAAGTATTCGCGGAAAACGGTGACTTAATTCCTGTAACAGTAATTGAAGCGACTCCAAACGTCGTACTTCAAAAGAAAACGGTGGAAAACGACGGGTATGAGGCGATTCAATTAGGGTTTGAAGACAAACGGGAAAAATTAGCGAACAAACCGGAAAAAGGACATGCTGCGAAAGCGAATACTGCTCCTAAGCGCTTCATTCGTGAAATTCGCGGTGCAAACGTAGCGGAATATGAAGTTGGTCAGGAAGTCAAAGTAGATATTTTCGCTGAAGGCGATATTGTAGATGTAACAGGGGTTTCGAAAGGGAAAGGATTCCAAGGTGCAATTAAGCGCCATGGCCAATCTCGTGGACCGATGGCACACGGTTCTCGTTACCATCGTCGTCCTGGTTCAATGGGTCCAATCGCGCCAAACCGTGTATTCAAATCGAAAGAATTGCCAGGTCGTATGGGTGGCGAACGCGTAACAGTACAAAACTTAAAAATCGTGAAAGTTGATACAGAACGCAACTTGCTTCTTATCAAAGGAAACGTTCCAGGTCCAAACAAAGGGCTTGTAGTCATTAAAAGTGCGGTTAAAGCGAAAGTGAAATAA
- the rpsL gene encoding 30S ribosomal protein S12 produces the protein MPTINQLVRKGRTKKVVKSKSPALNKGYNSFKKVQTNVASPQKRGVCTRVGTMTPKKPNSALRKYARVRLSNGIEVTAYIPGIGHNLQEHSVVLIRGGRVKDLPGVRYHIVRGALDTAGVANRMQGRSKYGAKRPKAAKK, from the coding sequence ATGCCTACAATTAATCAGCTAGTACGCAAAGGTCGTACGAAAAAAGTGGTAAAATCTAAATCCCCTGCTTTAAATAAAGGGTACAACAGCTTTAAAAAAGTACAAACAAACGTTGCATCTCCACAAAAACGTGGGGTGTGCACACGTGTAGGTACAATGACGCCGAAGAAGCCAAACTCAGCGCTTCGTAAATATGCTCGTGTACGTTTATCAAACGGTATTGAGGTAACAGCATACATTCCTGGTATCGGCCATAACTTACAAGAGCACAGTGTTGTATTAATTCGCGGCGGACGTGTAAAAGACTTGCCAGGGGTACGCTATCACATCGTTCGTGGTGCGCTTGACACTGCTGGGGTAGCAAACCGTATGCAAGGTCGTTCGAAGTATGGTGCGAAAAGACCAAAAGCAGCGAAAAAATAA
- the rpsS gene encoding 30S ribosomal protein S19, translating into MGRSLKKGPFCDDHLMKKIEKLNETGQKQVIKTWSRRSTIFPQFIGHTIAVYDGRKHVPVYITEDMVGHKLGEFAPTRTYKGHAADDKKTRR; encoded by the coding sequence ATGGGTCGCAGCTTAAAAAAAGGTCCTTTCTGTGATGATCATTTAATGAAAAAAATCGAAAAATTAAATGAGACAGGACAAAAACAAGTAATTAAAACATGGTCTCGTCGTTCAACCATTTTCCCACAATTTATCGGACATACAATTGCTGTGTATGATGGACGTAAACACGTACCAGTTTACATCACAGAGGATATGGTAGGACATAAGCTTGGCGAATTCGCGCCAACTCGCACATACAAAGGCCATGCTGCTGATGACAAGAAGACAAGACGTTAA